One Halobacterium zhouii genomic region harbors:
- the kynU gene encoding kynureninase, producing MDDFDASRAAARMRDAESSLNGLRERFSVPKDGVYADGNSLGLHGQDAAAALESAVAEWRELGIEGWTEAEPPWFEYGERLGARLAGILGANEDECVATNSTTVNIHALVGTFLEAADGDQVVVNELDFPTDHYAIRAQMRARGIDPAENLVVVESRDGRTIEFDDVVDAVTDDTAIVFMPSVLYRSGQLLDVPRLTELAHEHDAYAGFDLAHSVGVVPHDLHDADVDFAVWCSYKYLNAGPGAIGGLYVHEDHFDLPPALAGWWGHENETQFDMRPEFTPASGAAAWQIGTVPVFAAAPLFGTLDVTEAAGIGSLRERSVNLTDYLIRLVDERLPECDVGTPIDADRRGGHVAVEHPNAESLSRELRERGVVVDFRQPNVVRVAPSPYYVGFEDAWVIVDELRSVLDADERRTSSDEDSHVT from the coding sequence ATGGACGACTTCGACGCGTCGCGGGCGGCCGCCAGGATGCGGGACGCCGAGTCCTCGCTGAATGGCCTCCGGGAGCGCTTCTCGGTGCCCAAGGACGGCGTCTACGCGGACGGGAACAGCCTCGGATTGCACGGCCAGGATGCCGCGGCCGCCCTGGAGAGCGCGGTCGCGGAGTGGCGCGAACTCGGCATCGAGGGGTGGACCGAGGCAGAACCGCCGTGGTTCGAGTACGGTGAACGCCTCGGCGCCAGACTCGCCGGCATCCTCGGCGCGAACGAGGACGAGTGCGTCGCGACGAACTCCACGACGGTGAACATCCACGCGCTCGTCGGGACGTTCCTCGAGGCCGCGGACGGCGACCAGGTGGTGGTGAACGAACTCGACTTCCCGACCGACCACTACGCGATTCGGGCGCAGATGCGCGCTCGCGGCATCGACCCCGCGGAGAACCTGGTGGTCGTTGAGAGCCGTGACGGTCGGACAATCGAGTTCGACGACGTGGTGGACGCGGTGACCGACGACACCGCGATCGTGTTTATGCCGTCGGTGCTCTATCGGAGTGGGCAACTGCTCGACGTGCCCCGACTCACGGAACTGGCCCACGAGCACGACGCTTACGCCGGGTTCGACCTCGCACACTCCGTGGGTGTCGTCCCCCACGACCTTCACGACGCCGACGTCGATTTCGCGGTGTGGTGTAGCTACAAATACCTGAACGCGGGGCCGGGCGCCATCGGCGGCCTGTACGTCCACGAAGATCACTTTGACCTTCCGCCCGCGCTCGCCGGCTGGTGGGGTCACGAGAACGAGACGCAGTTCGACATGCGCCCGGAGTTCACGCCCGCGTCGGGGGCCGCCGCGTGGCAGATCGGGACGGTTCCCGTGTTCGCTGCTGCCCCACTGTTCGGAACGCTCGACGTCACGGAGGCCGCGGGTATCGGATCGCTGCGTGAGCGCTCCGTGAACCTCACTGACTACCTGATCCGACTCGTCGACGAACGCCTCCCCGAGTGCGACGTCGGCACGCCCATCGACGCCGACCGACGGGGTGGACACGTCGCCGTCGAACATCCGAACGCGGAGTCGCTCAGTCGTGAACTCCGCGAGCGCGGCGTCGTCGTCGACTTCCGCCAGCCGAACGTCGTGCGAGTCGCTCCCTCTCCGTACTACGTCGGGTTCGAGGACGCGTGGGTGATCGTCGACGAACTCCGCTCGGTCCTCGACGCCGACGAACGCCGGACGTCCTCGGACGAGGACAGTCACGTCACGTAG
- a CDS encoding alpha/beta hydrolase has protein sequence MTDLDSELAAVVEDIEAAGVPTWHELSVESARTLEDHVFTPEDVPDVAFVRDLAFDSPGGEIPVRVYHDDPERPAPVVVFYHGGGWTLGTLDSIGGVCRELATRGDCVVVSVDYRLAPEHPFPAPLDDAYAALEWTIENASAFGGDPDCVAVAGTSAGGNLAASVALRARNFDGPAIAHQFLLYPMVSPDTERGSYREHADGPLLTRADVEWFWDQYTRSPVDAANPYANLLSPADHGDLPPATVVTAGHDPLRDEGRAYADALDADGTSVEHRHYPTMAHGFLSLTDDVSTANDALEGVAARIDELRN, from the coding sequence GTGACGGACCTCGACTCGGAGCTCGCTGCCGTCGTCGAAGACATCGAGGCAGCGGGCGTCCCCACGTGGCACGAACTCTCCGTCGAATCCGCGCGAACGCTCGAAGACCACGTGTTCACCCCCGAGGACGTTCCGGACGTCGCGTTCGTCCGCGACCTCGCGTTCGACAGCCCGGGCGGTGAAATCCCGGTTCGGGTGTACCACGACGACCCAGAGCGGCCCGCCCCGGTCGTCGTGTTCTACCACGGCGGTGGGTGGACACTCGGCACGCTAGACTCCATCGGCGGTGTCTGTCGCGAACTCGCGACTCGAGGGGACTGCGTCGTCGTCAGCGTGGACTACCGACTCGCGCCAGAGCATCCGTTCCCCGCTCCACTCGACGACGCCTACGCGGCACTCGAGTGGACTATCGAGAACGCGTCTGCGTTCGGTGGCGACCCCGACTGTGTCGCCGTCGCCGGCACTAGCGCCGGCGGCAACCTCGCGGCGAGTGTCGCACTGCGTGCGCGTAACTTCGACGGACCCGCCATCGCCCATCAGTTCTTGCTCTACCCCATGGTCAGCCCTGACACCGAACGGGGCTCCTACCGTGAGCACGCCGACGGACCACTGCTCACGCGCGCGGACGTCGAGTGGTTCTGGGACCAGTACACTCGGAGTCCAGTCGACGCCGCTAACCCCTACGCTAACCTTCTCTCTCCCGCCGACCACGGTGATCTTCCGCCCGCGACTGTCGTCACCGCAGGCCACGACCCGCTCCGGGACGAAGGGCGTGCGTACGCCGACGCGCTCGACGCAGACGGAACGTCCGTCGAGCACCGGCACTATCCGACGATGGCGCACGGGTTCCTCAGCCTCACCGACGACGTGTCGACCGCGAACGACGCGTTGGAGGGCGTGGCCGCCCGAATCGACGAACTCCGGAACTGA
- a CDS encoding response regulator, with product MTERNGGTSGVDEEATVLVVDDERGLADLYTIWLRDRYEVRTAYEGESALDTLDEDVDVVLLDRQMPGVPGDELLETIRERGYDCRVGMVTAVEPRLDIIDMGFDDYLRKPVDRETLRDSVDRLLRRSAYDATVQRYFAVARKRALLQETDRNGVTDSEKFRRLEAELAELRDRLDGVLAGFDDEDYEVLFKRLSPSRQDTDGS from the coding sequence ATGACTGAACGCAACGGAGGGACCTCGGGCGTCGACGAGGAGGCCACTGTCCTGGTGGTCGACGACGAACGCGGCCTCGCCGACCTCTACACTATCTGGCTCCGTGACCGCTACGAAGTGCGAACGGCGTACGAGGGCGAGTCGGCCCTCGACACCCTCGACGAGGACGTCGACGTCGTCCTGCTCGACCGACAGATGCCGGGCGTGCCTGGCGACGAACTCCTCGAGACCATCCGGGAACGCGGCTACGACTGTCGGGTGGGGATGGTGACCGCCGTCGAACCACGACTCGACATCATCGACATGGGGTTCGACGACTACCTCCGAAAGCCGGTCGACCGCGAGACGCTCCGGGACTCGGTCGACCGACTGCTCCGGCGGTCGGCGTACGACGCCACCGTCCAGCGCTACTTCGCCGTCGCTCGTAAGCGCGCGCTGCTACAGGAGACAGACCGCAACGGTGTCACGGACTCCGAGAAGTTCCGCCGCCTCGAAGCCGAACTCGCGGAGCTCCGGGACCGCCTGGACGGCGTGCTCGCGGGCTTCGACGACGAGGACTACGAGGTACTGTTCAAGCGGTTGTCTCCTTCGAGGCAGGATACCGATGGTTCGTGA
- a CDS encoding ATP-binding protein, whose amino-acid sequence MVRDDDDHRPELLEYAGRVAATDEEQTVYDAMADTADHVLAFDSSVVETESDGFLEVRAWAGQPPDVEGIPVDEGVAGHTYKTGESERVADVLEDARVDDSEDTTLRSVLSVPIGDVGVFQAGRREQNAFDDEDVELAELLASHAAQAVERIRSQHELRHEHNRLAALFENIPSPTASFVIENGDPVVRSVNPAFERVFGYPAAELEGEAIDQYIVPEGSEERADQYNDNLQQGRTVNAEVRRLTADGPRDFLLDVVPLRLGESNVQGFAMYTDITSRREHERELERQNDRLDEFASIVSHDLRNPLNVARGYLELAEETENADHFEAADEALGRMNDIIGSVLELAREGRSLNETTDVELADAAARAWRNVETERATLELPDGRVLESGDATDADASGGTVSDASRETAETAATTTLEADPSRLGSLLENLFRNSVEHGGADVSVLVESTNEGFAVADDGPGIPPEHRDEVFESGVTTADDGTGFGLAIVESIADAHGWTVSVTASQSGGTRFVFET is encoded by the coding sequence ATGGTTCGTGACGACGACGACCACCGTCCGGAACTCCTCGAGTACGCGGGTCGCGTCGCGGCGACAGACGAGGAACAGACCGTCTACGACGCGATGGCCGACACCGCAGACCACGTACTCGCGTTCGACTCCTCGGTCGTCGAAACCGAGTCCGACGGCTTCCTCGAGGTGCGCGCGTGGGCAGGACAGCCACCGGACGTCGAGGGGATTCCAGTCGACGAGGGCGTTGCCGGTCACACGTACAAGACCGGAGAGTCCGAGCGCGTTGCAGACGTCCTCGAGGACGCTCGCGTCGACGACTCCGAGGACACCACGCTACGCTCGGTGCTCAGCGTCCCCATCGGCGACGTCGGCGTCTTCCAGGCGGGCCGCAGAGAACAGAACGCCTTCGACGACGAGGACGTGGAACTCGCAGAACTGCTCGCGTCGCACGCTGCCCAGGCAGTCGAGCGGATCCGGTCACAACACGAACTCCGACACGAGCACAACCGACTCGCGGCGCTGTTCGAGAACATCCCGAGCCCCACTGCGAGTTTCGTCATCGAGAACGGGGACCCGGTCGTCCGGTCGGTCAACCCCGCCTTCGAGCGGGTGTTCGGCTATCCGGCGGCGGAACTGGAGGGCGAGGCGATAGACCAGTACATCGTCCCCGAGGGGAGCGAGGAGCGCGCCGATCAGTACAACGACAACCTCCAGCAGGGTCGGACGGTCAACGCCGAAGTCCGGCGGCTCACCGCTGACGGACCGCGTGATTTCCTCCTGGACGTGGTCCCACTCCGACTCGGCGAGTCGAACGTCCAGGGGTTCGCGATGTACACCGACATCACGAGTCGGCGAGAACACGAACGCGAACTCGAGCGACAGAACGACCGCCTCGACGAGTTCGCGAGCATCGTCAGCCACGACCTCCGGAACCCCCTGAACGTCGCTCGGGGCTACCTCGAACTCGCCGAGGAGACGGAAAACGCCGACCACTTCGAGGCCGCCGACGAGGCCCTCGGCCGGATGAACGACATCATCGGTAGTGTCCTCGAGCTCGCGCGCGAGGGGCGGAGTCTGAACGAAACGACCGACGTCGAACTCGCGGACGCTGCAGCGCGGGCGTGGAGGAACGTGGAGACAGAGCGCGCCACGCTCGAACTCCCTGACGGCCGCGTTCTCGAGAGCGGCGACGCGACAGACGCCGACGCGAGTGGTGGAACAGTTTCCGACGCGAGTCGTGAAACCGCCGAGACTGCGGCCACGACGACTCTCGAGGCCGACCCGTCGAGACTCGGGTCGCTCCTCGAGAACCTGTTCCGGAATTCCGTCGAACACGGCGGCGCCGACGTGTCTGTTCTCGTCGAATCCACGAACGAAGGGTTCGCTGTCGCCGACGACGGCCCGGGGATTCCGCCCGAGCACCGCGACGAGGTGTTCGAATCCGGGGTGACGACGGCCGACGACGGGACGGGGTTCGGTCTCGCCATCGTCGAGAGCATTGCGGACGCCCACGGCTGGACAGTTTCGGTGACCGCGAGTCAGTCCGGCGGTACGCGGTTCGTCTTCGAGACGTAA